Proteins encoded by one window of Streptomyces clavuligerus:
- a CDS encoding ABC transporter ATP-binding protein has protein sequence MSEGPLLTAAGLRVSFPGRRGGPPAHAVDGVDLEIGRGEIVALVGESGCGKTTLARALLGLVPAERGEVAFDGAPLDRTARGLKAYRRQVQLVLQDPRGALNPRHTVYDAVAEGLRIHRVGGDERAAVAEALSQAGLRPPERFLLRCPHELSGGQLQRVVIAGALALGPRLIVADEPVASLDASVRGEILALLLRLRDELGLSALVVTHDLGLAWNMADRVAVMYLGRIVECGTVEDVLTAPRHPYTRALLSVLPESREAPVVLTGEPPDPARIPGGCRFHARCQVLASGEAERAGVADRCRTEALTVLPGAGVACHWAGIGAQTA, from the coding sequence ATGAGCGAGGGTCCGCTGCTGACGGCCGCCGGGCTCCGGGTGTCGTTCCCCGGGCGGCGGGGCGGACCGCCCGCGCACGCTGTCGACGGGGTCGACCTGGAGATCGGGCGGGGCGAGATCGTCGCGCTGGTGGGCGAGTCCGGCTGCGGCAAGACCACGCTGGCGCGGGCGCTGCTCGGGCTGGTGCCCGCGGAGCGGGGCGAGGTGGCCTTCGACGGCGCCCCGCTCGACCGCACCGCGCGCGGCCTCAAGGCGTACCGGCGGCAGGTGCAGCTCGTGCTCCAGGACCCGCGCGGGGCGCTCAACCCCCGGCACACGGTGTACGACGCCGTCGCCGAGGGGCTGCGGATCCACCGGGTCGGCGGGGACGAGCGCGCCGCGGTGGCCGAGGCTCTGTCCCAGGCGGGGCTCCGGCCGCCCGAGCGGTTTCTGCTGCGCTGTCCGCACGAGCTGTCGGGCGGACAGCTCCAGCGCGTCGTGATCGCCGGGGCGCTGGCCCTCGGCCCCCGGCTGATCGTCGCGGACGAGCCGGTGGCCTCGCTCGACGCCTCGGTGCGCGGGGAGATCCTGGCGCTGCTGCTGCGGCTGCGGGACGAACTCGGCCTGTCCGCGCTGGTCGTCACCCACGATCTGGGGCTGGCGTGGAACATGGCGGACCGGGTGGCCGTGATGTACCTGGGCCGGATCGTGGAGTGCGGCACGGTGGAGGACGTGCTCACGGCGCCCCGGCACCCGTACACCAGGGCCCTGCTGTCGGTGCTGCCGGAGTCACGGGAGGCACCGGTGGTGCTGACGGGAGAGCCGCCGGACCCGGCCCGGATTCCCGGCGGCTGCCGCTTCCACGCCCGTTGCCAGGTGCTGGCCTCGGGCGAGGCGGAACGGGCGGGGGTCGCGGACCGCTGCCGTACGGAGGCGCTGACGGTGCTGCCGGGCGCGGGGGTGGCGTGCCACTGGGCCGGGATTGGCGCCCAGACCGCCTAG
- a CDS encoding bifunctional riboflavin kinase/FAD synthetase: MQRWRGLEDIPQDWGRSVVTIGSYDGVHRGHQLIIGRAVERARELSVPSVVVTFDPHPSEVVRPGSHPPLLAPHHRRAELMAELGVDAVLILPFTAGFSQLSPADFIVKVLVDKLHACLVVEGPNFRFGHRAAGTVDFLAELGTSYDYAVEVVDLYVSGAAGGGQPFSSTLTRRLVAQGDVAGAAEILGRPHRVEGIVVRGAQRGRELGYPTANVETLPHTAIPADGVYAGWLTADGERMPAAISVGTNPQFDGTERTVEAYAIDRVGLDLYGLHVAVDFLAYVRGQQKFASVDELLVAMADDVKQCRELTAGH; encoded by the coding sequence GTGCAGCGCTGGCGTGGCTTGGAGGACATCCCCCAGGACTGGGGACGCAGCGTCGTCACCATCGGCTCCTACGACGGGGTGCACCGCGGGCACCAGCTCATCATCGGGCGGGCGGTGGAGCGCGCCCGTGAGCTGTCGGTGCCGTCCGTCGTCGTCACCTTCGACCCGCACCCCAGCGAGGTCGTGCGCCCCGGCAGCCACCCGCCGCTGCTGGCGCCGCACCACCGCCGCGCCGAGCTGATGGCCGAGCTGGGGGTGGACGCGGTACTGATCCTCCCGTTCACCGCCGGGTTCTCGCAGCTTTCGCCCGCGGACTTCATCGTCAAGGTCCTCGTCGACAAGCTGCACGCGTGCCTCGTCGTCGAGGGCCCCAACTTCCGCTTCGGCCACCGCGCCGCGGGCACCGTGGACTTCCTCGCCGAGCTGGGCACGTCCTACGACTACGCGGTGGAGGTCGTCGACCTCTATGTCTCCGGCGCCGCGGGCGGCGGACAGCCGTTCTCGTCCACCCTGACCCGCCGCCTGGTCGCCCAGGGCGATGTCGCGGGCGCGGCCGAGATCCTGGGCCGTCCGCACCGTGTCGAGGGCATCGTCGTCCGGGGCGCGCAGCGCGGCCGTGAACTGGGTTACCCGACGGCGAACGTCGAAACCCTTCCGCACACGGCGATTCCGGCGGACGGCGTCTACGCGGGCTGGCTGACGGCCGACGGCGAGCGCATGCCCGCGGCGATCTCGGTCGGTACCAACCCGCAGTTCGACGGCACCGAGCGGACGGTGGAGGCGTACGCCATCGACCGGGTCGGGCTGGATCTGTACGGGCTGCACGTGGCCGTGGACTTCCTCGCCTATGTCCGGGGGCAGCAGAAGTTCGCCTCCGTGGACGAGCTGCTCGTCGCGATGGCCGACGACGTCAAACAGTGCCGTGAGCTGACCGCGGGCCACTGA